A single region of the Mustela lutreola isolate mMusLut2 chromosome 2, mMusLut2.pri, whole genome shotgun sequence genome encodes:
- the LOC131825351 gene encoding carbonyl reductase [NADPH] 1 isoform X1 — translation MSSCSRVALVTGANKGIGFAIVRDLCRQFSGDVVLTARDEARGRAAVQQLQAEGLSPRFHLLDIDDLQSIRALRDFLRREYGGLDVLVNNAGIAFKTNDPTPFHIQAEVTMKTNFFGTRDVCTELLPLMKPQGRVVNVSSMVSLRALKNCSPELQQKFRSEIITEEELVGLMNKFVEDTKKGVHRKEGWPDTAYGVTKIGVTVLSRIHARKLSEQRKGDKILLNACCPGWVRTDMAGPKATKSPEEGAETPVYLALLPSDAEGPHGAFVMEKKVEQW, via the exons ATGTCGTCCTGCAGCCGCGTGGCGCTGGTGACCGGGGCCAACAAGGGCATCGGCTTCGCCATCGTGCGTGACCTGTGCCGGCAGTTCTCAGGGGACGTGGTGCTCACGGCGCGGGACGAGGCGCGGGGCCGCGCGGCCGTGCAGCAGCTCCAGGCCGAGGGCCTGAGTCCCCGCTTCCACCTGCTGGACATCGACGACCTGCAGAGCATCCGCGCCCTGCGCGACTTCCTGCGCAGGGAGTACGGGGGCCTGGACGTGCTGGTCAACAACGCGGGCATCGCATTCAAGA CTAATGATCCCACACCGTTTCATATTCAAGCAGAAGTGACCATGAAAACAAACTTCTTTGGTACCCGAGATGTGTGCACAGAACTCCTGCCTCTGATGAAACCCCAAG GCAGGGTGGTGAACGTGTCCAGCATGGTGAGTCTGCGGGCCCTGAAAAATTGCAGCCCAGAGCTGCAGCAGAAGTTCAGAAGTGAGATCATCACAGAGGAGGAGCTGGTGGGGCTCATGAACAAGTTCGTGGAAGACACGAAGAAAGGCGTGCACAGGAAGGAGGGCTGGCCCGATACTGCCTATGGAGTGACAAAAATCGGCGTCACGGTCCTCTCCAGAATCCATGCCAGGAAACTGAGCGAGCAGAGGAAAGGGGACAAGATCCTCCTGAACGCCTGCTGCCCTGGATGGGTGAGAACAGACATGGCAGGACCTAAAGCCACTAAAAGCCCAGAAGAAGGAGCAGAGACCCCTGTCTACTTGGCCCTTCTGCCCTCAGATGCTGAGGGGCCTCATGGGGCATTTGTTATGGAGAAGAAAGTTGAACAATGGTGA
- the LOC131825351 gene encoding carbonyl reductase [NADPH] 1 isoform X2 has protein sequence MSSCSRVALVTGANKGIGFAIVRDLCRQFSGDVVLTARDEARGRAAVQQLQAEGLSPRFHLLDIDDLQSIRALRDFLRREYGGLDVLVNNAGIAFKTNDPTPFHIQAEVTMKTNFFGTRDVCTELLPLMKPQGCPHRACPAWVQDPSPWPAEGLHTHMCRANDGHRPEVRLHADGTSVILDASCSRNHCSCLYPHSSPSPLSLPPDSPSPFTFQRDFKFSLCTGPDDLQRH, from the exons ATGTCGTCCTGCAGCCGCGTGGCGCTGGTGACCGGGGCCAACAAGGGCATCGGCTTCGCCATCGTGCGTGACCTGTGCCGGCAGTTCTCAGGGGACGTGGTGCTCACGGCGCGGGACGAGGCGCGGGGCCGCGCGGCCGTGCAGCAGCTCCAGGCCGAGGGCCTGAGTCCCCGCTTCCACCTGCTGGACATCGACGACCTGCAGAGCATCCGCGCCCTGCGCGACTTCCTGCGCAGGGAGTACGGGGGCCTGGACGTGCTGGTCAACAACGCGGGCATCGCATTCAAGA CTAATGATCCCACACCGTTTCATATTCAAGCAGAAGTGACCATGAAAACAAACTTCTTTGGTACCCGAGATGTGTGCACAGAACTCCTGCCTCTGATGAAACCCCAAG GATGCCCTCACAGAGCCTGTCCAGCCTGGGTGCAAGACCCTTCCCCATGGCCAGCAGAAGGCCTACACACTCACATGTGCAGAGCTAATGATGGCCACAGGCCAGAGGTACGTCTCCATGCAGATGGGACATCTGTGATACTGGATGCCTCTTGTTCCCGAAACCACTGTTCATGCCTTTATCCtcattcctccccctcccccctctctcttccaccTGATAGCCCATCCCCATTCACCTTTCAAAGGGACTTCAAGTTCAGCCTCTGTACTGGTCCTGACGACCTGCAACGACACTAG